A part of Brassica rapa cultivar Chiifu-401-42 chromosome A05, CAAS_Brap_v3.01, whole genome shotgun sequence genomic DNA contains:
- the LOC103867680 gene encoding cysteine proteinase inhibitor 2, giving the protein MSKVSLVRWSLLGLLVIAVVTPSAKSTLLGGKSDVGNVRTNIEIQELGRYCVKQFNLQQQSKQGNEASNARTDAAVLSPLKFSRVESAQKQVVAGTKYYLRIAVTQPDGTSRMFDSVIVIQPWLFSKKLLEFTPVA; this is encoded by the exons ATGTCAAAAGTTTCTCTCGTTAGATGGTCATTGTTAGGGCTTCTGGTGATCGCCGTCGTGACTCCATCGGCGAAGTCCACCCTTCTCGGAGGGAAGTCAGATGTTGGGAACGTTCGAACCAACATTGAAATTCAAGAACTTGGAAG GTACTGCGTGAAACAATTCAATCTACAACAACAGAGCAAGCAAGGTAACGAAGCATCCAATGCAAGAACGGACGCGGCTGTGTTGAGTCCGTTGAAATTTAGCCGAGTTGAGTCGGCTCAGAAACAGGTCGTGGCAGGTACCAAATACTATCTAAGGATTGCAGTGACTCAACCCGATGGCACGAGCAGGATGTTTGACTCGGTTATAGTTATTCAACCATGGCTCTTCTCTAAGAAGTTGCTCGAATTCACTCCTGTAGCTTAA